A single genomic interval of Phreatobacter oligotrophus harbors:
- a CDS encoding tRNA1(Val) (adenine(37)-N6)-methyltransferase: MNALSDPLLDITADTVLGGRVQIHQPRTGHRAGHDAVLLAAAVPAVPGDRILDLGAGVGTAAFCLAARVPQCFLTLVEIDPELAALAERNASANGFGNRSRVVVMDALARGTSRDKAGLLVGQIDRVITNPPFHDAPRHRASPGARRSLAHTGGDEVLAGFLRTAVAVLRPGGTVTLIHRADRPEALLAAMKGRFGGVTLRPVHPKPDAPAIRLIVTGTKGSRAPVSILPGLVLQDGYGTPTVEAEAVLRGGRAL; the protein is encoded by the coding sequence ATGAACGCACTCAGCGACCCGCTGCTGGACATCACGGCCGATACGGTGCTGGGTGGACGCGTGCAGATCCACCAGCCGCGCACCGGGCACCGCGCCGGGCATGATGCGGTGCTGCTCGCCGCTGCCGTTCCGGCTGTGCCGGGCGACCGCATTCTCGACCTTGGCGCCGGTGTCGGCACCGCCGCCTTCTGCCTCGCGGCGCGCGTGCCGCAATGTTTCCTGACCCTCGTCGAGATCGACCCGGAACTCGCGGCCCTCGCTGAGCGCAATGCCAGCGCCAATGGCTTCGGCAATCGCAGCCGCGTGGTGGTGATGGATGCGCTCGCCCGTGGCACGTCGCGCGACAAGGCGGGCCTGCTGGTCGGCCAGATCGACCGGGTCATCACCAATCCGCCCTTCCACGATGCGCCGCGCCACCGCGCCTCGCCCGGCGCGCGCCGCAGCCTCGCCCATACCGGTGGCGACGAGGTGCTGGCGGGCTTCCTGCGGACCGCCGTGGCCGTGCTCCGGCCGGGCGGGACGGTGACGCTGATCCACCGCGCCGATCGCCCCGAGGCGCTGCTGGCGGCGATGAAGGGCCGGTTCGGCGGCGTCACGCTGCGACCGGTCCATCCGAAGCCGGACGCGCCGGCCATCCGTCTCATCGTCACGGGCACCAAGGGCTCGCGGGCGCCGGTGTCGATCCTGCCTGGCCTGGTGCTGCAGGACGGCTATGGCACGCCGACGGTCGAGGCCGAGGCGGTCCTGCGCGGCGGGCGGGCGCTCTAG
- a CDS encoding DUF2007 domain-containing protein gives MEEIIRTGDPVLVSAVEALLSGEDIDYLVADRHVSALEARIAAFPMRILVATEDAPRARRAIVEAGWGDTLRVGPP, from the coding sequence TTGGAGGAAATCATCCGCACCGGCGACCCGGTGCTCGTCAGCGCCGTCGAGGCCCTGCTGTCGGGAGAGGACATCGACTATCTCGTCGCCGATCGCCATGTCTCGGCGCTGGAGGCGCGGATCGCCGCATTTCCCATGCGCATTCTGGTCGCCACGGAAGATGCGCCGCGGGCGCGCCGGGCCATCGTCGAGGCCGGCTGGGGCGACACGCTGAGGGTCGGTCCGCCGTGA
- a CDS encoding polyprenyl synthetase family protein, translated as MAVVVPFEKDRASIEALVGATRADMDRVNAMIISRTGSEVTMIPEVANHLISSGGKRLRPMLTLATAALAGYQGEGHVKLAAAVEFMHTATLLHDDVVDESDMRRGKPAARMVWGNEASVLVGDFLLGQAFKMMVEVGSLRALDILSTAAAVIAEGEVMQLAAAKNTSTTEDEYLAVIRGKTAELFAAACEVGPVIAERPKAEQAAARAYGMNLGIAFQLVDDALDYGGKSQKLGKNTGDDFREGKITLPVVLAFRRGSEQERAFWKKVLVDGAITDGDLETAIGFMTRHGALTDTIERARHYGEMAKDALALFPDSAMKDALVQAVDFCIARAH; from the coding sequence GTGGCAGTCGTCGTCCCCTTCGAGAAGGACAGGGCCTCGATCGAGGCATTGGTCGGGGCCACGAGGGCCGACATGGACCGGGTGAATGCGATGATCATCTCGCGCACCGGGTCCGAGGTCACCATGATCCCGGAGGTGGCGAACCACCTGATTTCCTCCGGCGGCAAGCGCCTGCGTCCCATGCTCACCCTCGCGACGGCCGCCCTCGCCGGCTACCAGGGCGAGGGCCACGTGAAGCTCGCCGCCGCCGTGGAGTTCATGCACACCGCGACGCTGCTGCACGACGACGTCGTCGATGAGAGCGACATGCGCCGCGGCAAGCCGGCCGCCCGCATGGTCTGGGGCAACGAGGCCTCGGTGCTGGTCGGCGACTTCCTGCTCGGCCAGGCCTTCAAGATGATGGTGGAGGTCGGCTCGCTCCGCGCCCTCGACATCCTGTCGACCGCCGCGGCCGTCATCGCCGAGGGCGAGGTGATGCAGCTCGCCGCCGCCAAGAACACCTCGACCACCGAGGATGAATATCTCGCCGTCATCCGCGGCAAGACCGCCGAGCTCTTCGCCGCGGCCTGCGAGGTCGGCCCGGTCATCGCCGAGCGCCCCAAGGCCGAGCAGGCGGCTGCCCGCGCCTATGGCATGAACCTCGGCATCGCCTTCCAGCTCGTCGACGACGCGCTCGACTATGGCGGCAAGTCGCAGAAGCTCGGCAAGAACACCGGCGACGATTTCCGCGAGGGCAAGATCACCCTGCCCGTCGTGCTGGCCTTCCGCCGCGGCTCCGAGCAGGAGCGCGCCTTCTGGAAGAAGGTGCTGGTCGATGGCGCGATCACGGATGGGGACCTGGAAACCGCCATCGGCTTCATGACCCGCCACGGCGCCCTCACCGATACGATCGAGCGCGCCCGCCATTACGGCGAGATGGCCAAGGACGCCCTCGCCCTCTTCCCCGACAGCGCCATGAAGGACGCCCTCGTCCAGGCCGTCGACTTCTGCATCGCCCGGGCCCACTGA
- the queC gene encoding 7-cyano-7-deazaguanine synthase QueC has product MDDSGALVLFSGGQDSATCLAWALDRFNHVETLGFDYGQRHAVELECRATVRDGLATVNADWGVRLGPDHTLGLAALGEVSDTALTRSVEIAMTDQGLPNTFVPGRNLVFLTFAAALAYRRGLKHIVAGMCETDYSGYPDCRDDTIKALQVALNLGMESRFVLHTPLMFIDKAETWRLAERLGGEPLVELIRAESHSCYLGDREHLHDWGHGCGTCPACHLRAAGWRRYRGG; this is encoded by the coding sequence ATGGACGACAGCGGCGCCCTCGTCCTGTTCTCCGGAGGCCAGGATTCAGCGACCTGCCTCGCCTGGGCGCTGGACCGCTTCAACCATGTCGAGACGCTCGGCTTCGACTACGGCCAGCGCCATGCCGTCGAGCTGGAATGCCGCGCCACCGTGCGCGACGGGCTGGCGACGGTGAATGCCGACTGGGGCGTCCGCCTCGGTCCCGACCACACGCTGGGCCTTGCCGCCCTCGGCGAGGTCTCGGACACGGCGCTCACCCGCTCGGTCGAGATCGCCATGACCGACCAGGGCCTGCCCAACACCTTCGTGCCGGGCCGCAACCTCGTCTTCCTGACCTTCGCGGCGGCGCTCGCCTATCGGCGCGGCCTCAAGCACATCGTCGCCGGCATGTGCGAGACCGACTATTCCGGCTATCCGGACTGCCGCGACGACACGATCAAGGCGCTGCAGGTGGCCCTCAACCTCGGCATGGAGAGCCGGTTCGTGCTCCACACGCCGCTGATGTTCATCGACAAGGCGGAGACCTGGCGGCTGGCCGAGCGGCTGGGCGGCGAGCCACTGGTGGAGCTCATCCGCGCGGAGAGCCATTCCTGCTATCTCGGCGACCGCGAGCACCTCCATGACTGGGGCCATGGCTGCGGCACCTGCCCGGCCTGCCACCTGCGCGCCGCCGGCTGGCGGCGGTATCGCGGCGGGTGA
- a CDS encoding 4-(cytidine 5'-diphospho)-2-C-methyl-D-erythritol kinase, protein MADVASVDRAPAKVNLTLVVRRRRPDGYHDLESLVVFARSGDELRFTPGGEGYRLVVRGRTAAAAGPDSDNLVLRAARTLAETAPVPGGTFTLVKRLPVAAGLGGGSSDAAAALRLLARAGGLSLGDERVMAAARATGSDVPVCLDPRPRFMRGTGHDLGAPLSLPRLPALLVNPGVAVSTPAVFRALGLAAGTERDGDPATALEASPAPKRAGLLSLIAASRNDLEAPAVALAPEVATALAALRADPGCRFARMSGSGATVFGLFDTCRAAASAGKAIAAVHPGWWVKPTMLG, encoded by the coding sequence ATGGCCGATGTCGCGAGCGTCGACCGCGCGCCGGCGAAGGTGAACCTCACCCTCGTCGTGCGCCGGCGCAGGCCCGACGGCTACCATGACCTCGAAAGCCTCGTGGTCTTCGCCCGCAGCGGCGACGAGCTGCGGTTCACGCCCGGGGGCGAGGGCTATCGCCTCGTCGTCCGCGGCCGGACGGCGGCCGCCGCCGGTCCTGACAGCGACAACCTCGTGCTGCGCGCTGCCCGCACGCTCGCGGAGACGGCGCCGGTTCCCGGCGGCACCTTCACCCTGGTGAAGCGGCTGCCCGTGGCGGCCGGCCTTGGCGGCGGATCGTCGGATGCGGCGGCGGCGCTGAGGCTGCTGGCGCGGGCGGGCGGCCTGTCCCTCGGGGATGAGCGGGTGATGGCGGCGGCGCGGGCCACCGGCTCGGACGTGCCGGTCTGTCTCGACCCCCGGCCGCGGTTCATGCGCGGCACGGGTCACGACCTCGGGGCTCCACTGTCGCTGCCGCGCCTGCCGGCGCTCCTCGTCAATCCCGGGGTGGCGGTGTCGACGCCGGCGGTGTTCCGCGCGCTGGGCCTTGCGGCTGGGACGGAGCGGGACGGCGATCCGGCGACGGCGTTGGAGGCATCCCCCGCGCCTAAGCGCGCCGGGCTGCTGTCGCTCATCGCGGCTTCGCGCAACGATCTCGAAGCGCCGGCGGTGGCGCTGGCGCCAGAGGTCGCAACCGCCCTTGCGGCGCTCAGGGCCGATCCCGGTTGCCGCTTTGCGCGCATGTCCGGGTCGGGCGCGACGGTGTTCGGGCTCTTCGACACCTGCCGCGCGGCGGCGAGCGCGGGCAAGGCGATCGCAGCGGTTCATCCGGGCTGGTGGGTGAAGCCGACCATGCTGGGGTGA
- a CDS encoding tetratricopeptide repeat protein, whose amino-acid sequence MNILTPIRVVALAAGLALAAVSSAFAQSRNQTFEPLGPTPTFRDALRSSVYGNVLAARLASNVRDTATASVYWRAALRQDPRNNEILERAFITTLADGNADEAMPLAERLIQVDRAHRLARLALAMRAIKARQFQTARTHLTAAPRANADLTSALLIAWTHLGSGEPQAGVAALDRLTGADWYALFKNFHAGLILDAAGRRAEAGQRLEEAYKQDPTILRIVDAYGRWASRARNADEARRIFAAYDKVIPNHPIIVELQERVGQPGGLPVLVRTSQAGAAEVLYGLGSALSRQGGEDLALIYLQLARYLEPQHEMAILSLADLYEFLKLPRRAITAFEDMPERSPLYRNAQIQRALNLEQIDRTDEARQSLSELIARNPQDLEAIQALGNIQRARKLFAEAAETYSRALALIPTPTAQHWIYFYFRGIAFERTKQWAKAEADLKKALELIPENNVRGRAQVLNYLGYSWVDQGVNLEQGLDLVKKAVELTPEDGYIVDSLGWAYYRMGRFEEAVVELERAIELKPEDPVINDHLGDAYWKVGRELEARFQWNHARDLKPEPDDLVRILDKIANGLREIPQETSRASGEAAPAPKPN is encoded by the coding sequence GTGAATATTCTGACCCCGATTCGCGTCGTGGCGCTCGCCGCCGGCCTAGCGCTCGCCGCCGTGTCGTCGGCCTTCGCCCAGTCCCGCAACCAGACGTTCGAGCCGCTCGGGCCGACGCCGACCTTCCGCGACGCCCTGCGCTCGTCGGTCTACGGCAATGTGCTCGCCGCCCGCCTCGCCTCCAATGTGCGCGACACGGCCACCGCCTCGGTCTACTGGCGCGCCGCGCTGCGGCAGGACCCGCGCAACAACGAGATCCTCGAGCGCGCCTTCATCACCACGCTCGCTGATGGCAATGCCGACGAGGCCATGCCGCTCGCCGAGCGGCTGATCCAGGTCGATCGCGCCCATCGCCTCGCCCGCCTGGCGCTGGCCATGCGCGCCATCAAGGCGCGGCAGTTCCAGACGGCGCGCACGCATCTCACCGCCGCCCCGCGCGCCAATGCCGACCTCACCTCGGCGCTGCTCATCGCCTGGACCCATCTCGGCTCGGGCGAGCCGCAGGCGGGCGTCGCCGCTCTCGACCGGCTGACCGGCGCCGACTGGTATGCGCTGTTCAAGAATTTCCATGCCGGCCTGATCCTCGATGCCGCCGGTCGGCGCGCCGAGGCCGGCCAGCGGCTGGAAGAGGCCTACAAGCAGGACCCGACCATCCTGCGCATCGTCGATGCCTATGGCCGATGGGCCTCGCGCGCCCGCAATGCCGATGAGGCGCGGCGCATCTTCGCGGCCTATGACAAGGTCATCCCGAACCATCCGATCATCGTCGAGCTGCAGGAGCGCGTCGGCCAGCCCGGCGGTCTGCCGGTTCTCGTCCGCACCAGCCAGGCCGGTGCGGCCGAGGTCCTCTACGGCCTCGGCTCGGCCCTGTCGCGCCAGGGCGGCGAGGACCTTGCGCTGATCTATCTCCAGCTCGCGCGCTATCTCGAGCCGCAGCACGAGATGGCGATCCTGTCGCTCGCCGATCTCTATGAGTTCCTCAAGCTGCCGCGCCGGGCGATCACCGCCTTCGAGGACATGCCGGAGCGCTCGCCGCTCTATCGCAACGCCCAGATCCAGCGGGCGCTGAACCTCGAGCAGATCGACCGCACCGACGAGGCCCGCCAGTCCCTGTCGGAGCTGATCGCCCGCAACCCGCAGGACCTCGAGGCGATCCAGGCGCTCGGCAACATCCAGCGCGCCCGCAAGCTCTTCGCCGAGGCCGCCGAGACCTATTCCAGGGCGCTGGCACTGATCCCGACGCCGACCGCGCAGCACTGGATCTATTTCTACTTCCGCGGCATCGCCTTTGAGCGCACCAAGCAGTGGGCCAAGGCCGAGGCAGACCTGAAGAAGGCGCTGGAGCTGATCCCGGAGAACAATGTCCGCGGCCGCGCGCAGGTGCTGAACTATCTCGGCTATTCCTGGGTCGACCAGGGCGTGAACCTCGAACAGGGCCTCGACCTCGTGAAGAAGGCCGTCGAGCTGACGCCCGAGGACGGCTACATCGTTGACAGCCTCGGCTGGGCCTATTACCGCATGGGTCGCTTCGAGGAGGCCGTGGTGGAGCTGGAGCGCGCCATCGAGCTGAAGCCCGAGGATCCGGTTATCAACGACCATCTGGGCGATGCCTACTGGAAGGTCGGCCGCGAGCTCGAGGCGCGGTTCCAGTGGAACCATGCCCGCGACCTCAAGCCCGAGCCCGACGATCTCGTGCGCATCCTCGACAAGATCGCCAATGGCCTGCGCGAGATTCCGCAGGAGACCAGCCGGGCCTCCGGCGAGGCCGCCCCGGCGCCGAAGCCGAACTGA
- the prmB gene encoding 50S ribosomal protein L3 N(5)-glutamine methyltransferase yields MAPTPASPADDLLTVRDLLRYAVSRFGAAKLAYGHGTTTALDEAAFMLLEGLSLPIDDLAPWLEARLTRPERETLLGLIEARVTTRKPAPYLLGRAYIQGVPFRVDERVIIPRSYLGEMMMTGALAGDGAGPVPDPFAVERVLDLCTGSGCLAILAAMAFPEASVDAVDLSSDALEVAKLNVADHEMGERVRLLQGDLFAPLKGQRYDLIITNPPYVAQGEVDAFPAEFKAEPVMAHLGGADGLDIVRRILRTAGDHLTPDGGLLCEIGTGRDILEEEFDLPFLWLDSEESEGEVFWLTARDLAGR; encoded by the coding sequence ATGGCCCCGACGCCCGCCTCACCCGCCGACGACCTTCTCACCGTCCGCGACCTCCTGCGCTACGCCGTCTCGCGCTTCGGCGCGGCAAAGCTCGCCTATGGCCACGGCACGACGACCGCCTTGGACGAGGCCGCCTTCATGCTGCTCGAAGGCCTGTCGCTGCCCATCGATGACCTCGCGCCCTGGCTGGAGGCCCGCCTGACCCGCCCCGAGCGCGAGACGCTCCTCGGCCTGATCGAGGCCCGCGTCACCACCCGCAAGCCGGCGCCCTACCTGCTCGGCCGCGCCTATATCCAGGGCGTGCCCTTCCGGGTCGACGAACGGGTCATCATCCCGCGCTCCTATCTCGGCGAGATGATGATGACCGGCGCGCTGGCCGGCGACGGCGCGGGGCCGGTGCCCGACCCCTTCGCGGTGGAGCGCGTCCTCGACCTCTGCACCGGCTCGGGCTGCCTCGCCATTCTCGCCGCCATGGCCTTTCCCGAGGCGAGTGTCGATGCCGTGGACCTCTCCAGCGATGCGCTGGAGGTGGCGAAGCTCAACGTCGCCGACCACGAGATGGGCGAGCGCGTCAGGCTCCTTCAGGGCGACCTCTTCGCGCCGCTCAAGGGCCAGCGCTACGACCTCATCATCACCAACCCGCCCTATGTGGCGCAGGGCGAGGTCGACGCCTTCCCGGCGGAGTTCAAGGCCGAGCCGGTCATGGCCCATCTCGGCGGCGCCGACGGGCTGGACATCGTCCGCCGCATCCTGCGGACGGCCGGGGACCACCTCACGCCGGATGGCGGCCTGCTCTGCGAGATCGGCACGGGCCGCGACATCCTCGAGGAGGAGTTCGACCTGCCCTTCCTCTGGCTGGATTCGGAGGAGAGCGAGGGCGAGGTCTTCTGGCTGACGGCGAGGGACCTGGCGGGGCGCTGA
- the ettA gene encoding energy-dependent translational throttle protein EttA: MARQFAYHMSGLTKAYPNGKKVLENVHLSFYPDAKIGVLGINGAGKSTLLRIMAGVDKEYTGEAWAADGVRVGYLPQEPQLDSTLNVRENVMLGVAAKKAILDRYNDLAMNYSDETADEMAKLQDEIEAKGLWDLDSQVDQAMDALRCPPDDWAVEKLSGGEKRRVALCKLLLDQPEVLLLDEPTNHLDAETTAWLEGHLRTYPGAILIVTHDRYFLDNVTGWILELDRGKGIPYEGNYSSWLQQKQKRLQQEGREEETRLKTLAREAEWMGASPKARQAKNKARIQRYEDLVKAAAEKGPTTAQIIIPIAERLGNNVIEFQNLSKGFQDKLLIDDLSFKLPPGGIVGVIGPNGAGKTTLFRMITGQEKPDSGAIEIGETVKLGYVDQSRDSLDANKTVYEEISGGNEILYLGKREINARAYCGAFNFKGGDQQKKVGQLSGGERNRVHLAKILQRGANVLLLDEPTNDLDVDTLRALEEALEDYAGCAVIISHDRMFLDRIATHILAFEGDSHVEWFEGNFADYEEDKKRRLGIDSTIPKRIQYKKFAR; encoded by the coding sequence ATGGCCCGCCAGTTCGCCTATCACATGTCCGGCCTTACCAAGGCCTATCCGAACGGCAAGAAGGTGCTGGAGAACGTCCATCTCTCCTTCTACCCGGACGCCAAGATCGGCGTGCTCGGCATCAACGGCGCGGGTAAGTCCACCCTGCTGCGCATCATGGCCGGGGTCGACAAGGAATATACCGGCGAGGCCTGGGCGGCGGACGGCGTGCGCGTCGGCTACCTGCCGCAGGAGCCGCAGCTCGACAGCACGCTGAACGTCCGCGAGAATGTCATGCTCGGCGTCGCCGCCAAGAAGGCGATCCTCGACCGCTACAACGATCTCGCCATGAACTATTCGGACGAGACCGCGGACGAGATGGCGAAGCTGCAGGACGAGATCGAGGCCAAGGGCCTGTGGGATCTCGACAGCCAGGTCGACCAGGCCATGGACGCCCTGCGCTGCCCGCCGGATGACTGGGCGGTCGAGAAGCTGTCGGGCGGCGAGAAGCGCCGCGTGGCGCTCTGCAAGCTGCTGCTGGACCAGCCGGAAGTCCTGCTGCTCGACGAGCCGACCAACCACCTCGATGCCGAGACCACGGCCTGGCTCGAGGGGCACCTGCGGACCTATCCCGGCGCGATCCTGATCGTCACCCACGACCGCTACTTCCTCGACAATGTCACGGGCTGGATCTTGGAGCTCGACCGCGGCAAGGGCATCCCCTACGAGGGCAACTATTCCTCCTGGCTGCAGCAGAAGCAGAAGCGCCTCCAGCAGGAGGGCCGCGAGGAGGAGACGCGCCTCAAGACGCTCGCCCGCGAGGCGGAGTGGATGGGCGCCTCGCCCAAGGCGCGCCAGGCCAAGAACAAGGCCCGCATCCAGCGCTACGAGGATCTGGTGAAGGCGGCGGCCGAGAAGGGCCCGACGACGGCGCAGATCATCATTCCGATCGCCGAGCGGCTCGGCAACAACGTCATCGAGTTCCAGAACCTGTCCAAGGGCTTCCAGGACAAGCTGCTCATCGACGACCTGTCGTTCAAGCTGCCGCCAGGCGGCATTGTCGGCGTCATCGGCCCGAACGGCGCCGGCAAGACCACGCTGTTCCGCATGATCACCGGCCAGGAGAAGCCGGATTCCGGCGCCATCGAGATCGGCGAGACGGTGAAGCTCGGCTATGTCGACCAGTCGCGCGACAGCCTCGACGCCAACAAGACGGTCTATGAGGAGATCTCCGGCGGCAACGAGATCCTCTATCTCGGCAAGCGCGAGATCAACGCCCGCGCCTATTGCGGCGCCTTCAACTTCAAGGGCGGCGACCAGCAGAAGAAGGTCGGCCAGCTCTCCGGCGGTGAGCGCAACCGCGTCCACCTCGCCAAGATCCTGCAGCGCGGCGCCAACGTCCTGCTGCTCGACGAGCCGACCAACGACCTCGACGTCGACACCCTGCGCGCGCTGGAAGAGGCGCTCGAGGATTATGCCGGCTGCGCTGTCATCATCAGCCACGACCGCATGTTCCTCGACCGCATCGCCACCCACATCCTCGCCTTCGAGGGCGACAGCCATGTGGAGTGGTTCGAGGGCAATTTCGCGGACTACGAGGAGGACAAGAAGCGCCGCCTCGGCATCGACTCCACCATCCCGAAGCGCATCCAGTACAAGAAGTTCGCGCGCTGA
- a CDS encoding alpha/beta fold hydrolase: MTTADEAEIRLRQVKANGITMRIAEIGEGPLVLFCHGWPEGWASWRHQMRAVAAAGYRAVAPDMRGYGHTDAPAEIERYSILDLVADQVELLKVLGADIAIVVGHDWGAPVAWHCALLRPDLFRAVVGMSVPWTPPGYTDLLTALEKLGIRDFYMQYFQVPGVAEAELDADPEDSLKRIYGDGFGGREGKRKSMIRLKTPGGIIANTDPPSAMPDWLPDSHMAYMAGQFAHSGFRGGLNWYRNLRRNAHITAPWRGQPIRQPSLFIAGTQDGVMHFPASKAQIEAYATTLPGCRGVHLLEGAGHWIQQERAEEVSGLLLGFLKGLD; this comes from the coding sequence ATGACGACAGCAGACGAGGCCGAGATCCGCCTCCGGCAGGTCAAGGCGAATGGCATCACCATGCGCATCGCCGAGATCGGCGAGGGGCCTCTCGTGTTGTTCTGCCATGGCTGGCCCGAGGGCTGGGCGTCCTGGCGGCACCAGATGCGGGCGGTGGCCGCGGCCGGCTACCGGGCCGTCGCCCCCGACATGCGCGGCTATGGCCATACCGACGCGCCGGCCGAGATCGAGCGCTATTCGATCCTCGACCTCGTCGCCGACCAGGTCGAGCTGCTGAAGGTGCTGGGGGCCGATATCGCGATCGTCGTCGGCCATGACTGGGGCGCCCCCGTCGCCTGGCATTGCGCGCTGCTGCGGCCGGACCTGTTCCGCGCCGTGGTCGGCATGAGCGTGCCCTGGACCCCGCCGGGCTACACGGACCTGCTCACGGCGCTGGAGAAGCTCGGCATCCGTGACTTCTACATGCAGTATTTCCAGGTGCCGGGCGTGGCCGAGGCCGAACTCGACGCCGACCCGGAAGACAGCCTGAAGCGCATCTATGGCGACGGTTTCGGCGGGCGCGAGGGCAAGCGCAAGTCGATGATCCGGCTTAAGACGCCGGGGGGCATCATCGCCAACACCGATCCGCCGTCAGCCATGCCTGACTGGCTGCCCGACAGCCACATGGCCTACATGGCCGGGCAGTTCGCCCATTCCGGCTTCCGCGGCGGGCTCAACTGGTACCGGAACCTGCGCCGCAACGCCCATATCACGGCGCCCTGGCGCGGCCAGCCGATCCGTCAGCCCTCGCTGTTCATCGCGGGAACCCAGGACGGGGTGATGCACTTCCCCGCCTCGAAGGCGCAGATCGAGGCCTATGCCACGACCTTGCCGGGCTGCCGCGGCGTGCATCTGCTGGAAGGCGCTGGCCACTGGATCCAGCAGGAGCGGGCGGAGGAGGTGAGCGGCCTTCTCCTCGGCTTCCTCAAGGGGCTGGATTAG